Proteins from a genomic interval of Niabella soli DSM 19437:
- a CDS encoding MGH1-like glycoside hydrolase domain-containing protein, protein MNEKERLRDVNWRAWGPYVSNREWGNVREDYSANGDAWNYTTHDMARSKTYRWGEEAIGGICDAKQLLCFAPAFWNKKDPIVKEIFFGLSNSEGNHGEDVKELFYYLDGTPSHSYMKMLYKYPQQAFPYNQLLQENKRRGKMDPEFELIDTGIFDSKEYFDIFIEYAKADVNDLFIKITLHNRGLQPAPIVVLPTIWFRNTWAWGYDDYKPVLQQESDQQIAIDHKDLLVKKLYSRVKGALLFCDNETNNQRLYQSANEHAYCKDGINDFITGKNKQATNPANSGTKAAFQQDLMVDAGGSLTLYYRLTDKTTNDPFADVDHLFATRISEANDFYATVQVGLKTDDARLVHRQALAGLLWNKQFYHYNVYKWLNGDPAQVKPPESRKSLRNGEWKTLDNSEVISMPDKWEYPWYASWDLAFQCVSFSLIDSAFAKEQLKLLTKEWYMHPCGKLPAYEWNFSSVNPPVHAWAAFRVFKIDEKLNGIPDLPFLETVFQKLLLTFSWWVNQKDANDNNIFEGGFLGLDNIGIFDRNATLPNGAVLEQADGTSWMAMYALNMMRIALELALYNPVYESMASKFFEHFLAIAYAINSASEDGLGLWDEEDQFYYDMLQFPNGTSSSLRLRSAVGLIPLFAVEVIDQDILNKLPTFSKHLEWVLSHKPELANLVSRWNEPGKGNTSLLSLLRGHRLKKIIERMADPNEFLGEFGVRALSKVYQQNPYVLNAAGLEFVVRYTPADSDSDLFGGNSNWRGPIWMPLNFLIIESLQRFHFYFGDDFKIHYPTGSDQRLTLDEIAADLTQRLCSIFLKNEKGRRAVNGDNQKAQTDPDFKDSILFYEYFDGDNGRGLGASHQTGWTSIIAKLLQPRLRH, encoded by the coding sequence ATGAACGAAAAAGAACGGTTACGGGATGTTAACTGGAGAGCCTGGGGGCCTTATGTCAGCAACCGGGAATGGGGCAATGTGCGCGAAGATTACAGCGCTAATGGCGATGCCTGGAATTATACCACGCATGATATGGCGCGCAGCAAAACCTATCGTTGGGGCGAGGAAGCCATTGGCGGCATCTGTGATGCGAAGCAACTGCTTTGTTTTGCGCCCGCTTTCTGGAACAAAAAAGACCCGATCGTAAAAGAGATCTTCTTTGGGCTTTCCAACAGTGAAGGCAATCATGGGGAAGACGTAAAAGAATTGTTTTATTACCTTGACGGCACGCCGTCGCACAGCTATATGAAAATGCTGTACAAATACCCGCAGCAGGCATTTCCATACAACCAGTTACTGCAGGAAAACAAGCGACGGGGCAAAATGGATCCGGAGTTCGAACTGATTGACACCGGCATTTTTGACAGCAAGGAATACTTCGACATTTTTATTGAATATGCCAAGGCGGATGTGAACGACCTGTTTATAAAAATCACACTACACAATCGTGGCCTGCAACCCGCACCCATCGTGGTATTGCCCACTATCTGGTTTCGCAACACCTGGGCCTGGGGATATGATGATTACAAGCCGGTATTACAACAGGAAAGCGATCAACAGATTGCCATCGATCATAAAGATCTGTTGGTAAAAAAACTGTACAGCCGGGTAAAAGGCGCACTTTTATTTTGCGATAATGAGACCAATAACCAGCGGTTGTACCAGTCGGCCAACGAGCATGCTTATTGTAAGGATGGTATCAATGATTTTATAACCGGCAAAAACAAGCAGGCCACTAATCCGGCTAATAGCGGCACGAAGGCTGCCTTTCAGCAGGATCTTATGGTGGATGCCGGTGGTTCCCTTACCTTGTATTATCGTTTAACAGATAAAACTACCAACGATCCTTTTGCAGACGTTGATCATTTATTTGCCACCCGCATCAGTGAAGCAAATGATTTTTATGCCACCGTACAGGTAGGGCTAAAAACCGATGATGCGCGGTTGGTGCACCGCCAGGCATTGGCCGGATTACTGTGGAACAAGCAATTTTATCATTACAATGTATACAAATGGCTGAATGGAGATCCGGCACAAGTGAAACCGCCGGAAAGCCGTAAAAGCCTCCGCAATGGTGAATGGAAAACGCTGGACAATTCAGAGGTCATTTCCATGCCCGACAAATGGGAATATCCCTGGTATGCCAGTTGGGACCTGGCCTTTCAGTGCGTCAGCTTTAGTTTGATCGATAGTGCGTTTGCGAAAGAGCAACTAAAACTACTTACCAAAGAATGGTATATGCACCCGTGTGGCAAGCTGCCGGCTTATGAATGGAACTTTAGCAGCGTAAACCCGCCGGTACATGCCTGGGCCGCGTTCCGGGTATTTAAGATCGATGAAAAACTGAATGGTATACCCGACCTGCCTTTTTTGGAGACTGTTTTTCAGAAGCTGCTGCTGACCTTTTCCTGGTGGGTAAACCAAAAAGATGCTAACGACAATAATATTTTCGAAGGCGGTTTTTTAGGGTTGGATAATATCGGCATTTTTGATCGGAACGCTACGCTGCCCAACGGCGCGGTGCTGGAACAGGCAGATGGCACCAGTTGGATGGCCATGTACGCGCTCAACATGATGCGCATCGCTTTAGAATTGGCACTTTATAATCCCGTGTATGAAAGTATGGCCAGTAAATTTTTTGAACATTTTCTGGCCATTGCTTATGCGATCAATTCCGCCAGTGAAGATGGTTTGGGCTTATGGGATGAGGAAGACCAGTTTTATTACGACATGCTGCAATTCCCCAATGGCACCAGTTCTTCCCTGCGGCTGAGAAGCGCCGTGGGATTGATTCCCCTGTTTGCAGTGGAAGTGATCGACCAGGATATACTGAACAAATTACCCACTTTCAGCAAACACCTGGAATGGGTATTAAGCCATAAACCGGAACTGGCCAACCTGGTATCCCGCTGGAATGAGCCCGGCAAAGGCAACACCAGTTTGCTCAGCTTACTGCGAGGGCACCGGCTAAAGAAAATTATTGAGCGCATGGCCGATCCCAATGAATTTCTAGGCGAGTTTGGCGTACGGGCGCTTTCCAAAGTATACCAGCAAAACCCTTATGTGCTGAATGCCGCGGGGCTTGAATTCGTAGTGCGTTATACCCCTGCCGACAGCGACAGCGACCTGTTTGGCGGCAACAGCAACTGGCGCGGCCCCATCTGGATGCCGCTCAATTTTCTGATCATTGAAAGTCTGCAGCGCTTTCATTTTTATTTTGGGGATGATTTTAAAATACACTACCCCACGGGTTCCGATCAACGGTTAACACTGGATGAAATAGCAGCAGACCTTACCCAAAGGCTCTGCAGTATTTTCCTAAAAAACGAAAAGGGAAGGCGGGCAGTGAACGGCGACAATCAAAAAGCACAAACGGATCCGGATTTTAAAGATTCCATTTTATTTTACGAATATTTTGATGGCGACAATGGCCGCGGCCTGGGCGCCAGCCACCAAACCGGGTGGACCAGCATTATAGCAAAACTCTTACAGCCGCGGCTTCGGCATTGA
- a CDS encoding carboxyl transferase domain-containing protein, producing the protein MYQIQSKVDTSAAIFKESKKTYEALMETYRRHLQSVVHDEDRPAVLKHKKRGKLLARERINNLLDPNTPFLELSPLAAFDMYDNQFPGAGIVTGIGIVHGRPVLIIANDATVKGGTYMELTIKKHVRAQEIALENGLPCIYMVDSGGAFLPEQDKVFPDRHDFGRFFYNQARMSAAGIPQIAIVMGSCTAGGAYVPAMSDETIIVRNQGTIFIGGPPLVKAATGEIVSAEELGGAVVHTSISGVADHIAENDAHALVICRNIIKTFAPAEQQSLETLPPEEPLFDAQELYGIVQPDLKKQVDPKEIIARIVDGSRFHEFKANYAPTLVTGFAHIMGYPVGIIANNGVLFGESALKGAHFVELCTARNTPILFLQNITGFIVGKEYEHKGIARDGAKMVHAVANANVPKFTVVFGGSFGAGNYAMCGRAYDPRLLFMWPHSKISVMGGEQAAGVLTTVKEEQLKAAGKEFPAAERDALRQSILDKYEKEGSAYYSTARLWDDGIIDPVDTRKIIAMGIAVSLNKKWAETKNGVFRM; encoded by the coding sequence TTGTACCAGATACAATCAAAGGTAGACACGTCGGCTGCCATTTTTAAGGAAAGTAAAAAAACATACGAGGCATTGATGGAAACCTATCGCCGGCACCTGCAAAGCGTGGTGCACGATGAGGATCGCCCTGCCGTATTGAAACATAAAAAAAGAGGTAAACTGCTGGCGCGGGAGCGCATCAACAACCTGCTGGACCCCAACACGCCCTTCCTGGAACTGAGCCCCCTGGCGGCTTTTGATATGTACGACAACCAGTTTCCCGGTGCGGGTATTGTTACGGGCATCGGCATTGTGCACGGCCGCCCGGTGCTGATCATTGCCAACGACGCTACAGTAAAAGGCGGCACGTATATGGAGCTGACCATTAAAAAGCATGTACGTGCGCAGGAGATCGCCCTGGAAAACGGATTGCCCTGTATTTATATGGTAGACTCCGGCGGAGCTTTTTTACCGGAGCAGGATAAAGTGTTTCCGGATCGTCATGATTTTGGTCGTTTTTTTTACAACCAGGCACGGATGTCGGCCGCGGGCATTCCCCAGATCGCCATCGTGATGGGCTCCTGTACCGCAGGCGGGGCCTACGTTCCGGCCATGAGCGATGAAACGATCATCGTACGCAACCAGGGTACTATTTTCATCGGCGGCCCGCCACTGGTAAAAGCCGCTACGGGCGAAATCGTATCGGCAGAAGAGCTGGGCGGCGCGGTGGTGCACACCTCCATTTCCGGCGTGGCGGATCATATTGCGGAGAACGATGCGCACGCCCTGGTTATTTGCCGGAACATCATTAAAACATTTGCACCAGCGGAGCAGCAATCATTGGAAACGCTGCCACCGGAAGAACCGTTGTTCGATGCACAGGAACTATACGGCATTGTGCAACCCGACTTAAAAAAACAGGTTGATCCTAAAGAGATCATTGCCCGCATAGTGGATGGCAGTCGCTTTCATGAATTCAAAGCCAACTATGCCCCTACACTGGTAACGGGTTTTGCGCATATTATGGGCTACCCGGTGGGCATCATTGCCAATAACGGCGTGCTGTTTGGCGAATCGGCATTAAAGGGTGCGCACTTTGTAGAACTGTGCACGGCGCGCAACACGCCGATTTTGTTTTTACAAAACATCACGGGCTTTATCGTGGGCAAGGAGTATGAGCACAAGGGCATTGCGCGCGATGGCGCCAAGATGGTGCATGCCGTAGCAAATGCCAATGTACCCAAGTTTACCGTAGTGTTTGGCGGCTCCTTTGGGGCGGGCAACTATGCCATGTGCGGTCGCGCTTATGATCCGCGGTTGTTGTTTATGTGGCCACACTCGAAGATATCAGTAATGGGCGGCGAGCAGGCAGCGGGCGTACTGACGACGGTGAAGGAGGAGCAACTGAAGGCCGCCGGCAAGGAGTTTCCGGCGGCGGAGCGGGATGCGCTGCGGCAATCTATTTTGGATAAATATGAAAAAGAAGGATCGGCGTATTACAGCACCGCCCGGCTTTGGGACGACGGCATCATTGACCCGGTGGACACCCGCAAGATCATTGCCATGGGCATTGCGGTGTCTTTAAATAAAAAGTGGGCGGAGACGAAGAACGGGGTATTCCGGATGTAG
- a CDS encoding enoyl-CoA hydratase/isomerase family protein, with amino-acid sequence MNYTTIEIDQQPLIATIWLNRPEVRNAFNETMIAELTGAFTTLSALEGVRVILLRGRGTIFCAGADLNWMKQAAQYSYEQNLKESGQLAQCFKTIYDSPKPTIAVVQGAAMGGANGLLAACDFAYATDETVLAFSEVKIGLIPATIAPYILKRIGESKTRELMLTGKKIKGVEAARLGLVNQSAPEAELGALVEATISELLTAGPASVAQCKTLLAELSAKPLDTAISYTTELIAQARVSPEGQEGMKAFLEKRKPDWIK; translated from the coding sequence TTGAACTATACAACAATCGAAATAGACCAGCAGCCTCTCATCGCCACCATCTGGCTGAACCGGCCGGAAGTGCGGAACGCATTTAACGAAACGATGATCGCGGAACTGACGGGTGCCTTTACCACTCTTAGCGCGTTAGAGGGCGTGCGGGTGATCCTATTACGCGGACGCGGCACAATCTTCTGCGCCGGTGCCGACCTGAACTGGATGAAGCAAGCCGCACAATATAGTTACGAACAAAATCTGAAGGAAAGCGGGCAGTTGGCACAATGTTTTAAAACGATTTACGATTCGCCCAAACCCACTATCGCCGTGGTGCAGGGCGCGGCAATGGGTGGCGCCAACGGCCTGCTGGCGGCTTGTGATTTCGCGTATGCAACGGATGAAACGGTACTGGCTTTTTCGGAAGTAAAGATCGGATTGATCCCCGCCACCATCGCCCCGTATATTTTAAAACGCATCGGCGAATCCAAAACAAGAGAGCTGATGCTGACCGGCAAAAAAATAAAAGGCGTGGAAGCCGCTCGGTTAGGGCTGGTCAATCAATCAGCCCCGGAAGCAGAACTGGGAGCCCTGGTGGAGGCAACGATCAGCGAACTGCTGACTGCCGGACCGGCGTCTGTAGCACAGTGTAAGACCTTGCTGGCGGAACTTTCAGCAAAGCCACTAGATACAGCGATCTCTTACACTACAGAACTGATCGCACAGGCAAGAGTGTCGCCGGAAGGACAGGAAGGCATGAAGGCATTTTTGGAAAAAAGAAAACCCGATTGGATTAAATGA
- a CDS encoding acetyl/propionyl/methylcrotonyl-CoA carboxylase subunit alpha has protein sequence MNKILIANRGEIAARIIRTAKKMRIKTVLVCAPQDAGAAYLKEADETVLLPGVGLSDTYLNIDAIIATAKATNANAVHPGYGFLSENALFAKACRDNGITFIGPTPEAIEAMGNKIAARAVATKAGVPVTQGITGTVEELLQQYHRIPFPILIKAAAGGGGKGMRVVQNDSGIKEALEATAREAKNYFGDDTVYIEKYIENPRHIEVQILGDSFGNMIHLYERECTLQRRHQKIVEEAGSPTLTPEVREQICAAAVQLAASIGYQNAGTLEFLVTADLSFYFLEMNTRIQVEHPVTELTTGIDIVEQQIRIARGEQLAIQQKDIRQKGHAIECRIYAEDPEQQFLPSPGRMSFYKEPYGENIRIDGMLLQSGDIISGDFDPMICKLITYGADREAARKKMIEALSHYFIYGIRNNSNFLRRLVQHPDFIENNISTKYIDTHLNDLLSHFKKEQEKENSLIPLSAALVFSFKTKHPDAKDIWQQIGYWRNVPLLELNLSNQAVSLGIKTNAYPFVQFEHAGILYNAQLENQDGRQYTIRLNDSIYPVTIFEDQPGNYIVRYSGFDFTIRRNDILHSAADTIAPAAAVTSKTGAITAPMPGKVIKVAVKEGASVKKGDLLLIVEAMKMENNILSPQDGRVKKMNVKENDKVTTNMGLVELDFSKE, from the coding sequence ATGAACAAAATTCTTATCGCAAACAGGGGCGAAATAGCCGCCCGTATTATCCGCACTGCAAAAAAAATGCGGATCAAAACCGTGCTGGTCTGTGCACCACAGGATGCGGGTGCTGCTTATTTAAAAGAAGCAGACGAGACCGTTTTATTACCGGGCGTGGGTCTATCTGACACTTATCTGAATATAGACGCAATCATTGCCACAGCCAAAGCTACTAATGCCAATGCGGTGCATCCCGGGTATGGATTCCTTTCTGAAAACGCATTATTCGCCAAGGCTTGTCGGGATAACGGGATCACTTTTATTGGTCCAACGCCAGAGGCAATAGAAGCCATGGGCAATAAGATAGCAGCGCGCGCTGTTGCAACAAAAGCCGGCGTGCCGGTTACACAAGGCATTACCGGTACAGTGGAAGAACTGTTGCAGCAGTATCACAGGATTCCTTTTCCGATTCTTATAAAAGCGGCCGCAGGCGGTGGTGGTAAAGGAATGCGCGTGGTACAAAATGATTCCGGAATAAAAGAGGCACTGGAAGCAACCGCCCGCGAAGCGAAAAATTATTTTGGCGATGATACCGTGTACATCGAAAAGTATATCGAAAATCCAAGGCATATAGAAGTACAGATACTGGGCGACTCTTTTGGAAATATGATCCACCTGTATGAACGTGAATGCACCTTACAAAGACGGCATCAAAAGATCGTTGAAGAAGCAGGCTCTCCTACGCTGACGCCTGAAGTAAGGGAACAGATCTGCGCAGCCGCGGTGCAACTGGCGGCATCTATCGGCTATCAGAATGCAGGCACGCTGGAATTTTTAGTGACCGCAGACCTGAGTTTTTATTTCCTGGAGATGAATACCCGCATCCAGGTAGAGCACCCGGTTACGGAACTAACCACGGGTATTGATATTGTGGAGCAACAGATCCGCATTGCACGGGGCGAACAATTGGCGATACAACAAAAGGACATCCGGCAAAAGGGTCATGCCATCGAGTGCCGTATCTATGCGGAAGATCCGGAGCAACAGTTTTTGCCTTCGCCAGGTAGAATGTCCTTTTATAAAGAGCCTTACGGAGAAAACATCCGTATAGATGGCATGCTGTTACAAAGCGGGGATATTATTTCCGGTGATTTTGATCCGATGATCTGTAAGTTGATCACTTATGGTGCCGACCGTGAAGCGGCACGCAAAAAAATGATCGAGGCACTGAGCCACTATTTCATTTATGGCATCAGGAACAATAGCAATTTTTTGCGAAGATTGGTGCAACATCCGGATTTTATCGAAAACAACATATCTACAAAATATATTGATACCCACCTGAATGATCTGCTCAGCCATTTTAAAAAAGAGCAGGAAAAGGAAAACAGCCTGATCCCTTTGTCTGCCGCACTGGTATTCAGTTTCAAAACCAAACACCCGGATGCAAAAGATATCTGGCAACAGATCGGCTACTGGAGAAATGTGCCCCTGTTGGAACTGAACCTATCGAACCAAGCTGTTAGCCTGGGTATTAAAACCAACGCCTACCCTTTTGTACAATTTGAGCACGCAGGCATCCTTTACAATGCTCAACTGGAAAACCAGGACGGTCGTCAATACACCATCCGGCTGAACGATTCCATTTACCCCGTCACCATTTTTGAAGACCAGCCGGGGAACTATATCGTCCGGTATAGTGGGTTTGATTTTACGATCCGGCGGAATGACATCCTGCATAGCGCTGCCGACACTATTGCACCAGCAGCCGCGGTTACATCAAAAACAGGAGCCATCACAGCCCCCATGCCGGGCAAAGTGATCAAAGTGGCAGTGAAAGAAGGCGCCAGTGTTAAAAAAGGCGATTTGTTACTGATCGTTGAAGCGATGAAGATGGAGAATAATATTCTAAGTCCGCAGGATGGAAGGGTAAAAAAAATGAATGTAAAAGAAAATGATAAGGTGACTACTAATATGGGGTTGGTGGAGCTGGATTTCTCAAAAGAGTGA
- a CDS encoding acyl-CoA dehydrogenase family protein: protein MDFNLGQEHEMLRHMVREFAEKIIKPIAPELDEKETFSEELTHKMGELGLLGIYLPQKYGGAGMDYLAYIIAVEEIARVDGSQAATLAAHNSLGIGPIYNYGTEEQKLKYLPPLCTGAALWSFGLTEPGAGSDSRASKTTAKTVGDQWVINGSKIFITNGSVALNRGTTVQAVTNEVNGRKEFTTIIVEKDTPGFTQQAMHGKMMWRASDTAQLFFDDCRVPKNNTLGPVGEGSKIMLRTLDAGRLSIAAMGLGCAQGAFEMAMTYAQERQQFGSPISKFQNTQFKLADMAMKIELARTFLYKACWLKDTSQSFTKEAAMAKLYCSEIAKEVADTAVQIHGGYGLMKEYNIERFYRDQRLLQIGEGTSEVQHMVIAKHIGL from the coding sequence ATGGATTTCAACTTAGGTCAGGAACATGAAATGCTCCGGCACATGGTCCGCGAATTTGCAGAAAAAATAATAAAGCCCATTGCACCGGAGCTGGATGAAAAGGAGACCTTTTCTGAGGAGCTTACGCATAAAATGGGTGAACTGGGCCTGCTGGGCATTTACCTTCCTCAAAAATATGGCGGAGCCGGTATGGACTACCTTGCCTATATTATTGCCGTAGAAGAAATAGCCCGTGTGGATGGTTCGCAGGCGGCAACACTGGCCGCACATAACTCACTGGGCATCGGGCCCATTTATAATTATGGAACGGAAGAACAAAAATTAAAATACCTGCCGCCGCTTTGCACCGGAGCTGCGCTTTGGTCTTTTGGTCTGACTGAACCCGGAGCGGGCAGTGATTCGCGCGCTTCAAAAACGACCGCAAAAACGGTGGGCGACCAATGGGTCATTAACGGCAGTAAAATATTCATCACCAACGGCTCCGTAGCCCTTAACCGGGGCACTACGGTGCAAGCCGTAACCAATGAGGTCAACGGCAGAAAGGAGTTCACCACAATTATTGTTGAAAAAGACACACCGGGCTTTACCCAACAGGCGATGCATGGCAAAATGATGTGGCGGGCCAGTGATACCGCTCAACTATTTTTCGATGATTGCCGGGTACCCAAAAACAATACACTGGGACCGGTAGGGGAAGGCTCAAAAATCATGCTGCGCACATTGGATGCAGGCCGGTTAAGTATTGCCGCCATGGGCTTGGGTTGCGCGCAGGGCGCTTTTGAAATGGCTATGACCTATGCGCAGGAGCGGCAGCAGTTTGGAAGCCCTATCTCAAAATTTCAAAACACGCAATTTAAACTGGCGGATATGGCAATGAAAATTGAGCTGGCACGTACGTTCCTGTACAAAGCCTGCTGGTTAAAAGACACCAGTCAATCCTTTACCAAGGAAGCAGCGATGGCCAAACTGTATTGTTCGGAGATAGCGAAAGAAGTAGCCGATACTGCCGTTCAGATACACGGGGGCTATGGACTGATGAAAGAATACAATATCGAGCGGTTTTACAGGGACCAGCGTTTATTACAGATTGGTGAAGGCACATCGGAGGTACAGCACATGGTGATTGCGAAGCATATTGGATTATAG
- a CDS encoding four helix bundle protein: MKKLTLNLINMSFRFEDLNVWHRAVDLSNEINTLVKSFPEDERYSLCKQMMRSADSVVLNIAEGSTGQSIPEYKRFLNIALRSAIEIVAALFLARKRVYIKEVIFKKYYEEYEVLCKMITKLRNTL, from the coding sequence ATGAAAAAGCTAACCTTAAATTTGATTAATATGTCGTTTCGTTTTGAAGATCTAAATGTCTGGCACAGAGCGGTTGATTTATCTAATGAAATCAATACGCTTGTAAAATCTTTCCCTGAAGATGAAAGGTACAGCTTATGCAAACAGATGATGCGTTCGGCTGATTCTGTTGTATTAAACATTGCTGAAGGATCAACCGGGCAATCAATCCCTGAGTATAAACGGTTTCTTAATATTGCATTGCGATCTGCAATTGAAATTGTAGCCGCGCTTTTTCTTGCAAGAAAAAGAGTCTATATAAAAGAAGTAATTTTTAAAAAGTATTATGAAGAATACGAGGTTCTTTGTAAAATGATTACAAAGCTTCGTAATACACTATAA
- a CDS encoding beta/alpha barrel domain-containing protein has product MNYELKITECPRDAQQGLPYSIPPQQRAAYINRLLQAGFDVIDFGSFVSPKAVPQMAEPDKVLTLIDKENTNTKLLAIVGNARGAAEAANQDKVDIIGFPYSISNTFLQKNIHSDASAVLHTLNEITDIASRSGKALRVYISMAFGNPYGDEWSEFILQDAAYLLANKGVQTITLSDTTGLGSPESIYKIFTTLLPRFPKVELGLHLHTLPQEAYAKIDAAWKAGCRSFDGVINGFGGCPLTGYELLGNVNTLELLRYCREQNIPTGLDVKRVQQIATDYPDFALLRS; this is encoded by the coding sequence ATGAACTATGAACTAAAAATAACCGAATGTCCGCGCGATGCGCAACAGGGGCTTCCCTATAGCATTCCGCCCCAACAACGGGCTGCATATATTAACCGGCTGCTACAGGCGGGGTTTGATGTGATCGATTTCGGGAGCTTTGTATCGCCAAAGGCAGTACCGCAAATGGCGGAACCGGATAAAGTATTGACATTGATCGACAAAGAAAACACGAATACAAAATTACTGGCGATCGTGGGCAATGCCCGGGGCGCAGCGGAAGCGGCCAACCAGGATAAAGTAGACATTATCGGTTTCCCCTATTCGATCTCCAATACCTTTTTGCAAAAAAATATTCATTCGGATGCTTCGGCTGTTTTGCATACACTGAATGAAATTACCGATATTGCTTCCCGCTCCGGCAAAGCGCTCCGGGTATACATCAGCATGGCGTTTGGTAATCCTTATGGCGATGAATGGTCGGAGTTTATTTTGCAGGATGCGGCGTACCTTCTCGCCAATAAAGGCGTGCAAACGATCACCTTATCGGATACAACCGGGTTGGGCAGCCCGGAATCCATTTATAAAATATTTACCACCCTGCTGCCGCGTTTTCCAAAAGTAGAATTGGGCTTACACCTTCATACCCTGCCGCAGGAAGCCTATGCAAAAATTGATGCGGCATGGAAAGCCGGCTGCCGCAGCTTCGACGGGGTGATCAATGGTTTTGGTGGCTGTCCGCTCACAGGCTACGAATTATTGGGTAATGTAAACACATTGGAATTGTTGCGGTATTGCCGGGAGCAAAACATACCCACCGGATTGGATGTTAAGCGCGTTCAACAGATCGCGACCGACTATCCCGATTTTGCTTTATTGAGATCGTAG
- a CDS encoding DUF6992 family protein, translating into MKFFLIVFLIFCSCGSQAQQRDTLNIEGLHQQRIETNRKGMWVLTGWGALNMGSGIIGALSTKNAEVKAFHTMNALWGVVNTGIGVLGLLRAQKEKRLYFSDADKYKAYKNSKKLYLVNGGLDVLYVGTGLLLRAKAGQANNPARNRGFGNSLIVQGAGLLLFDATMYLSHQKQHRYWKKAAPEFAVTENGLGLVYHL; encoded by the coding sequence ATGAAATTTTTTCTTATTGTTTTCCTGATCTTTTGTTCCTGTGGCTCTCAGGCGCAGCAAAGGGATACACTGAATATTGAGGGGTTACATCAGCAAAGAATTGAAACGAACCGAAAAGGCATGTGGGTGTTAACAGGTTGGGGCGCATTGAATATGGGCAGCGGCATTATCGGTGCCTTAAGTACAAAAAATGCAGAGGTCAAAGCATTCCATACCATGAATGCGTTGTGGGGTGTGGTCAATACAGGCATTGGTGTTTTAGGATTACTACGCGCTCAAAAGGAAAAAAGATTATACTTTTCTGATGCTGATAAATACAAGGCCTATAAAAATTCAAAAAAATTATACCTCGTCAACGGCGGGCTGGATGTGTTGTATGTAGGAACCGGTTTGCTCTTAAGAGCAAAAGCTGGTCAGGCAAATAATCCTGCAAGGAACCGTGGTTTTGGTAATTCACTGATCGTTCAGGGCGCCGGACTGTTATTGTTTGATGCCACCATGTATCTCAGTCATCAAAAGCAGCACCGTTACTGGAAAAAAGCAGCACCGGAATTTGCTGTTACAGAAAATGGTTTAGGACTCGTTTATCATTTATAA
- a CDS encoding CoA transferase subunit A: MNKVVANATEAIEGIKDGMTLMLGGFGLCGIPENCIRALTQTAVKDLTCISNNAGVDDFGLGLLLRNKQIRKMISSYVGENAEFERQLLHGELEVELNPQGTLAERCRAGGAGIPAFYVPAGYGTEVANGKEVREFNGKPHLLEYALIADFAIVKAWKGDTHGNLIYKETAANFNHPMATAGNITIAEVEELVPAGQLNPMQIHTPGIFVNRIFQGVDYEKRIEQLTER; the protein is encoded by the coding sequence ATGAATAAAGTAGTAGCCAATGCAACAGAAGCTATTGAAGGCATCAAAGACGGTATGACACTGATGCTGGGCGGCTTTGGATTGTGCGGCATCCCGGAAAACTGTATCAGAGCATTAACTCAAACGGCTGTAAAAGATCTTACCTGCATTTCCAACAATGCGGGGGTGGATGATTTTGGTCTGGGGCTTTTACTCCGAAACAAACAAATCAGGAAAATGATCTCCTCCTATGTAGGAGAAAACGCAGAGTTTGAGCGACAGTTATTACATGGAGAACTGGAAGTGGAGTTGAATCCCCAGGGCACGCTGGCCGAACGCTGCCGGGCGGGTGGCGCGGGCATTCCCGCCTTTTACGTTCCTGCGGGTTATGGTACGGAAGTAGCCAATGGAAAAGAAGTCAGGGAATTTAACGGAAAGCCCCATCTGCTGGAATATGCGCTGATAGCTGATTTCGCCATTGTAAAAGCCTGGAAAGGCGATACGCACGGCAATCTTATCTATAAAGAAACGGCGGCCAATTTTAATCACCCGATGGCAACCGCGGGCAATATCACCATTGCCGAGGTAGAAGAACTGGTTCCCGCAGGACAATTAAATCCCATGCAGATCCATACTCCGGGCATCTTCGTGAACCGGATCTTCCAGGGAGTGGATTATGAGAAACGGATAGAGCAGCTAACCGAGCGATAA